The window GTGTTGCATCGGTAGAGTGAAGAGCTTGTCTAGGATTCTTTGGAAAACTTGAATTAGACGGAGTCCTCATTCAATGTTAGTACGATAGTTCCTGTTCAAAATGACAGTAGGAAAAGACTACTTCTACTATTAGGATTAGGACCACAATTCCTGTTCCAAACACTAGtaggaaaatattaatttttattttagaattatGGACTGACATATCGATGTTAAGATTTGCTTGTGTATACAAAGAATCCATTCTGATTGTTCCAATCACCATGTGTACATGTTCCGTTCGTTTAAACATCTTGATGTAGCATTGTCGAATTGCTTAGTTAACATTTTCTCTGATCACCACCCCTCCCGTGGGCCGAGTTAGAAGCTCCGAGGATGACCAAATGATGCCTGGTAACCTTTCTACCTGGTGCAAATCACCGGTTCTTCACAGCGCAGCTCGCTTTCACGTCTcggtctcctctctctctcgaactaTGATCTGATTAAAAGTCGAGCCAGCTTAAATTCGCGCCTACATCTACCATCATCAAGATCAAACGACAGCGACGGGCGGAAGGGCCAACGCGCGATGGACGAAGCTACACGAATGCCAAGGCCGGGGAGGGTACAGTGCCACACCGGGGCGAGCCGTCCTTTTCACGAATTTACTCTTGAATGCATTCGGCGCCCTTCCTCGCGTTGCTTTCGCCCATACGTACATCATACATGTGAAGAACGAAGATGGTGCAGGATGCGACCCggattttcttgctttcttttacttttatcgTCTTGTCCTTTCCGTGCCTTTTTGGGATGGATAAATTGAAGACGGTCAGTAGGGGTAAGTAGCATTTCCATATATGAACGGACCCTCCAAGAAGCCAAGAAGAACAGCACACATGCCTCAGTTCATCGAGAGAGACATGGAAGACGAAACTAAGGCCCCggaggagatggagagagagctcgaggaGATGAGGGAGTGTTACAGGAGCGGAAGGACGATGGAGGCCTCTTGGAGGAAGTCCCAGCTCAAAGGTTTGCTTCGACTCCTCAgggaaagagaggaggagatCTTCAGGGCCCTCCATCAGGACCTGGGCAAACATCCTGCGGAGGCCTACAGGGATGAGgttagaggtggcaaaatgggtcttaaaccaatatatgacccatttaaatcataaatggattATATACgggtcacttattttttgacaaaaagtagttaaatgggtttaacaattaaaatttttgataagtaggtgggtcttaaatgggttttaaatgagttggatttagaatccattttcactcaaaacctcacaatctctcacTTCTCTCTTTAGCTttataaaaatactttttttttttttataaaaactgaaattataattttttttatatttttttttttttttctttctccattcgCCGGCACAGGTGAGCCTCGAACTCGTCGAATCTGGCAAGACTCGAACTCGCCGGtgtcgggcgagggcgaggggcgagctcgagcttgcccgacACCGGCGAGTCTCGAGCTTACCATATCTAGAGAGGCGGATGCCTTGCCGAcgtttggcgaggctcgagcctcgccgatctagcgagactcgagctcaccGGTGTCGggtgagcttgaggctcgccttGGCGACTGTCGGCTGTCGTCATGGCCGatggccggccaaagaagaagaagaagaaaaaagaaaattatatttaaaaaataaaaaaataattaaaaattgatttaaaaataaaaatatttaaattcaaatttttaaataattaatttaaaaattataaaaattgtccattaaatttgtgttgtataaaaatattttagccatacaatttttttaaatatatataaaaaataagctttcttaagtttagttaaatatGTCGGGTATGGGTAaaaatttttgcattgcaataaatgggtcataaacggattaaatgggttgatttggatcggaccatttatgacccgacccaaacccgacttgacccacccatttaacggGTCTAGATGAGGTGAACCTGGATTACATTGGCAGCACTTCCTTCTTAATGAGGGATTCCTTTATGCAATGAATCTCCGAAATATGTAGGGCCTGAGGTGACTTAAACTTGAAATAACCTACATGAATACGATCATCTTTTTTTCGTATGTTGCTACGTGTGTTTGGTGCTAGTTGGCCGGTTGAGTGGGACGGTCTCCTTGTCCCAAACATATAAGATAATCATCGAAGcttaggccttgtttggtttggctttcagaagagactttgggactctaaagtctcttggccaaatgcaaacgtgtttggttcggttttttggGCGACTTTGGCAAattgcaattgcatctccaaatagCTCTAAGGGCCTTTAGCTCAATGTAAGGTTTGAGGTACCTTGGGAAGTTGTATTTTGAGAATGCAAATAGCTCAGCtattattcatcttcttcgaCTTCTCCAATGGACCGCTGCTGATTGGAGGTCGACGACCACCAGCCAAGGGGTGGTGCGTGCCGGCGATCGTCGCTTGAGGGTTGCCTGACCCCAGCGACCGTCGCCGAACCTTAGGTGATGTACGGAtcgcgcgacccaagcgacTGATGGCTTGAATTGCGCGACCCAAGTGGCTGCCTGAGGTCGTGCAACCACAGACTATCGGCCCCAGTTGTCAGCCGCCTGAGGTTGCACGACCGATGCTTGGGTCATGCGCTTGAGGTGGGCAACCTCAGGCAATAGCAACTGGGGGCGATTTGGCCATccggttttgtttttttaatttaacaaaagtcAATTCCGAACTACCGCCTGCGGTGGCCTAGCTGGATAAGAGCTCTCATGATGTCTACCCAGGAcggaggggttcaaatcccgcAGGATGCACGGGATCTTAAGCGTGACGTTAGGGTGGTGGGTCATCTGCTAGCGTCAAGGTCCTCTAGCGTCAAGGTCCTCTGCTAGCGTCGCCCCAAGGTTTACCCACTAGCTACTGGTTGTACGGGTTCCCTgggaatccaaaaaaaaaagtcaattccGAAcgcaatttttaccaaacaatataTTTTGCCCAAAGTCATTTCACAATGCACTTCAaaactacaatttaccaaacactatttgcattttcaCAAACCTCTTTAGCTtgaaggtatttgcattttcccaatgtcATTTgcccaaagctgaaccaaatgggTCCTTAGATACTGAGAGAAGTGCAAATTCAGCAGATAATTTGCACCCAAGATTTGAGTGAAGATGACGAACACGCTAGCATTCGATCAACgtaaaaatttgggataaatttatcagtAATCACATAGTGTTCACTTAAAGATGTGACAAAGTGGATACTTAAAGTAGCCTAAACTGAAATATTCTCAACTATAATCAAGACAAATTACCGAACGAGAACGGTGACAGGTTCTTTTAGTATATCATCTGGGTTTATGGAACAAAACTTGGAAACGGGACCCTTAACGGGACTAATGTAGTGTCACTGCATCTAACAGCTTGAGTTTTTTGGTGGAGATTATGTGTATCGTTTGCCAACAATTGTTTACGTCCCCTCGACATTTTTTAGGGTTTCTCTTCGTGGCTTTGCATTTGTGGAGTTCGTCCTTAGAGGCGTCGTTATGTTCACCGACATTTTGAGGAATGACCATTCATTTACGGTTACATCTGCAGATAGGAAGCTTGATAAAGTCTGTGAACTATGCATTGGACGGCTTGAAACGATGGATGTCCGGCAATAAGGTGAGGGCTTGCACTTTTTTGCTCAAGATGAATGCTGAGTGTGCACTTGGAGAGCGTTCCTTGTAACATTCACAGAACGGAACATGTCGCTAGTTATATATGGTGATAAATGATAGTTCGAACAGCTAATCCTAGCATTCCGACAGGCTCTGGGGTTCCTCCTGAATTACATCCACAAAATCAAACCAATATGCCTATTATTATACTGCAGATCATACAACATGATAACATTCTCTTAAGATTTTGTATATGATTGATAGGCTAAACTGCCAAGACTCGCATTACTCACTACTGCGAAGATTCTTCCCGAGCCTCTTGGTCTAGTGCTGGTAATCTCATCCTGGAACTTTCCAATCGGTGAGGATAGTAGTTTTTGGAAGGTTAACTTATGAAGGCTGATTAATTTTTGGCTGGGTGATATGTCTTGGTTATCAATCAGTCTCTGTGCCTGATAATATTTGGCCATATGTTTATGTTTATAGGACTGTCCTTGGAACCGCTGATAGGAGCGCTAGCTGCAGGCAATGCCGTGGTTTTGAAACCTTCAGAGTTGGCTCCGGAATGCTCTTCTCTTCTAGCCAATGCTATTCCTCATTATTTAGACGACAAAGCTGTGAAAGTCATTCAAGGTGGTCCTGGCACCGGAGAACGACTTCTGCTTCAAAAATGGGACAAAATATTCTTCACAGGTTCAAAACACCCTTGTTTGAAGAATCTCTCCTCCAATATTCATGTTTGACTCAAACCCGTCCCATGGATGGTTTAGCATTTTCGGTTTCTGAAATTCGTAGGGAGTGCCCGGATAGGACGGAAAGTCATAGCGGCAGCAGCGGAGCATCTAACGCCCGTTACTCTGGAGCTTGGTGGAAAATGCCCTGCCGTGATAGACACTCTCTCCAGCTCTTTCGACAGAAAGgtgattttgcttttcttgattcCAGAATGACCTTGCAAGTTATCTCTTTCAGTTCCTTTTGTCCTATTAATTATCAGGTGGCTGTGCAACGAGTTCTTGGGGCGAAATTTAGTTCCTCAGCAGGACAAATATGCATTGGAGTGGACTATGTCCTAGTGGAGAAGAAATTCAGTTCCTCTTtggtatgataatgatgatgatctGTTATTTCCTTCTTAGGTGTTCGATGTTTTATTTGCTTGGCGATACTGATGTTATCTTCCTTGCATTCTTTCCTATTCTAT of the Eucalyptus grandis isolate ANBG69807.140 chromosome 10, ASM1654582v1, whole genome shotgun sequence genome contains:
- the LOC104423292 gene encoding aldehyde dehydrogenase family 3 member F1, translated to MNGPSKKPRRTAHMPQFIERDMEDETKAPEEMERELEEMRECYRSGRTMEASWRKSQLKGLLRLLREREEEIFRALHQDLGKHPAEAYRDEIGSLIKSVNYALDGLKRWMSGNKAKLPRLALLTTAKILPEPLGLVLVISSWNFPIGLSLEPLIGALAAGNAVVLKPSELAPECSSLLANAIPHYLDDKAVKVIQGGPGTGERLLLQKWDKIFFTGSARIGRKVIAAAAEHLTPVTLELGGKCPAVIDTLSSSFDRKVAVQRVLGAKFSSSAGQICIGVDYVLVEKKFSSSLVELMKMMMKKMFGENPRESQSVARIVNKHHFLRLRSLLLDPLVKSSIVYGGSMDEESLFIEPTILMDPPLQAAIMMDEIFGPLLPIVTLNKIEDSIEFINSRPKPLAIYVFTKDEPLRRSMVSKTSSGSIVFNDAIVQCLVDTLPFGGIGESGMGRYHGKFSFDTFSHQKAVMRRSFLVDVWFRFPPWNDHKLQLFRSSYHYDYLGIVLTVLGLKRTNRASKGI